Genomic segment of Streptomyces roseifaciens:
GGCGCGCGCCCCATCCGCCGCCCCACCGTTCACGGAGGGGCGGACGGGGCAGCGAGGATCAGCTCTTTCTGTCGCTCCACGCGAGTTGTATGGATTCCAGAATGCGGACGTTGTAGCGGGCCGGGTCGTCGCCGAAGCCGTCCAGCCCGACCACCAGGTCGCGGACCTCGGGGAATTCGACGGCGAGCGGCTTGCGCTCCGGGTGCTTCGCGGCGAGTTGCGCCGCGATCTGCTGGATGTCAGTCCATCGCATGCGCCCGAGTGTGACCTACACCGTTCGAACGGTCCAGGGAGTCCGCCGTGCCGAGCGCGGCGTCGCGCGGGGAGGCGGCGGCGAGCGCGGCCAGGAGCGCGCCGAAGAGCAGGAAGAGGACGTGGCCGGGCAGTTCGTCGAGGAACAGACCGGTCAGGGACGAGCCGAGCGGGGGAGCGGCCATGAACAGCAGCCCGATGGCACTGTTCGCCCGGCCCTGCAGATGCGCCGGGGTACGCACGAGGCGGGCGACCGTCAGCACCGAACCCGAGACGGCAACCGCCAGGGTGCACCCCGCCAGCAGTACGGCGAGGACCGGCGCGCTCGCCGTGCAGGCCATCGCGCCGACGAGCAGCGCGCACAGCACGCCGGTGGCGGACAGGACCCGGGAAGGGGAGAGGAGCCGGCCCACGCGCGGGGCGAGGACGACCCCGGCCATCGCCCCCACCGCCGACGTCGCCGTGAGCATCCCGACGGACAGCCCCGACGCTCCCTGCCGGGCGCTGATCACGACGATGGCCAGGTACACCCCGTCGAAGACGAAGTTCTGCGCCGACGCGACGAGGGTCAGGCGGCGCAGCAGGCGCTCGTTCCACAGGAAGCCGATGCCCACGGTGAACGACCGCCACAGGCCCTCGCGCCCGGCGTCCGGCGGGGGCGGCCCCGTCCGCGTACGCAGCGCGCCGACGCATCCGGCGGAGACCGCGTAGGAGACGCTGTCCAGCCAGAACGGCCAGCTCGCCCCCGCCTCGAACAGCGCACCGCCGACCACCGGCCCCAGCAGGAACGCGAACTGGCCCCGTACCTGGTTGACCGCCAGGGCGGTGGCCAGTCTGCTCTCCGGCACGACCTGCCGGACCGCCGGCAGGACCGCGGCGTTGAACGGCGCCGTCAGGAACCCCAGCACCACCCCCGCCGCCAGCAGGACCGGCAGCGGCGAGAAGCCGGTGAGGACCGCGGTCGCCAGGGCCGCACTCGCCGCCGCCCGGCCGGTCTCGCAGACCAGCAGGACCGTACGGCGGTCGAAGCGGTCGGCGACCGGGCCCGCCGGCAGACAGGCCAGCGCCAGCGCACCGGTCCACACCGCCTCCACCAGCCCCACGTGCAACGGCGAGTGCGTGGCCTGCAGGACCAGCAGCGGCAGCGCGATGGCCGAGGCGCCCGAGCCCAGCATCGACAGCCCCTGCCCGGCGCACAGCAGCTGGAAGTCCCGGTTGCGGCGCAGGCTGTCGGAGGGCGGCCCCGGCCGCCCGGCCGCCCGGGGCTTCACGGCCCCGACCCCGGCGGACGCCCGCACGGCGCCGGTGGCGACGACGGCGGCGGGAGCAGCGGCAGGGGCGGGGGCGCCATCCGTGCCGGGCCGCCGGCCAGTGCGGTGTGCACCGCCAGCAGGACGCCCGCGGCGCCGGTCGCGAGGTCCATGGACAGTCGCAGCAGCCCGTCGAGCGCGAAGGCCCGCCGGCCCTGGAACCGTACGCAGTGGAGGCCCAGACTCCGCAGGTGCGGGACCAGTGCGGAGTCGGGGCCGGCAAGGTGGGCGAGGCCGTACAGCAGCCCCGCCTGGCCGTCCAGGAGGCCGGGGGAGAGGAGCAGTTCGGTGCCGAGGCCGTCGCGCATGCGGTCGCGGAGGAGCGCGAAGTGCGGGTCGTCGGGGCGGTGCTGCAGGTACGCGTCCAGGGCGAGCGCGATGCCCGCGCTGCCGCGGTCCAGGGTCGACAGCCACCGCTGCCCCTCCCGGACGTGGACCTGACCCGCGCGCGGCGCACCGCAGCGGCCGAGGTCCCTGGCCAGCGCGTTCTCCGCGTGCCGCAGCCACTCCTGTTCGCCCGTCCTCGCATACAGCCCGGTGAACAGCAGCGCCGGTCCCGACCAGCCGTGCGTGAGGCCCACGGCGTCCGGCTTGCCCGCCACCTGCTCACGGCCCGCGAGTGCGCGGGCGAGCCGGTCGGCGAGCCGCGCCGCCTCGTCCGCGTCACCGAAGTGCAGGCGGGTCAGCCCGATCCCGGCGAGACCGCCGAACAGGCCCGCACCACACCCCTGGAGGCCGATCCCGCCCAGCCGCACGAGCACCTCACGGGCTTCGCCGGGCCGGCCCAGCTCGTCCAGGACGTAGGCGATTCCGGCCAGCCCGTCGTACAGCCCGGGCCGCGGCCAGCGGGTGCGCTCGCAGGCCCGCACCAGCCAGTCGACGTGGTCGCCGAACGCGGGGTGGTCCGCCCGCCCCGTGACGTACAGGGCGTGCAGGACCCCGGCCGCGCCGAACGCCAGCGACGCGCCCTGATCGTCGAACTGCCGCACGTCCCCGGGGAACAGCCGGTCCGCCCGCTCCGGCGTCGCGCTGAGCAGGATGCCCTCGCGGAGGGAGTCCAGAGCGGCCCGCCCGTCGGCCGTACGCTCCTCAGGCCAGGGCGAGTCGTCCGGTGCGGCGTCCGCGAAGGGTTTGTCCGCGAAGGGTTTGTCCTCGATCCGTACGGAGGCCGGCGGCGCGAGCTCCCTGCGCAGCCGGTCGCCGAAGCCGGGCGGCACCGGGAACCGCCCCTCCACCCAGCCCGCCAGCTGCGCGTACTTCGCCCGGGCGAAGCGCAGCAGCGGCGTCAGCGGGCAGAACAGCGCGAGGGTCAGGGCGGCGAGCGCGTACGTGTCGACGGCGCGACCCGACCGGGCCCACGCGGCGGTGAACCCGGGCGTGCCCAGGACGGGCCGGAGACCGGCGTCGTCCTGCGCGGAAGCCGTCTCGCAAGCCGTCTCGAAGTCGACCAGGCAGACGCTGTCGTCGGGGCGCACGATGACGTTGCCGGGCTGCAGGTCCCCGAAGACGATGCCGCGCGCGTGCAGTTCGGCCACGGCCTTCTCGACCCGCCCGAGGACGTCGCAGGCCCACCGCGTGTACGAAGCGACCTCCTCCTCGCCGGAGCCGTGCTGGAACAGCGGGTGACGCCTGCCGACCGCCTCCTGCAGGGTCTCGCCCTCGACCAGCTCCTCCACGAGGAAGTGGTGCTCCCAGTGGCGCGTCCGCGCGTACACCCGGGGCACGCAGTCGAGGCCGGCCAGCCGCTGCAGCACCGCGTGCTCGCGCTCCAGGCGCGCCACGGCGTCCAGGCCGCTGTCGTCCAGACCGGCGTGCGGCCGCGCTTCCCGCAGGACGACCCGCCTGCCGGAACCCTTCTCCACGGCGCGGTACACACCACCGCCGTTCGAGAAGTGCAGCGCCTTCTCCACCCGGTACGGAAAGCCCCCGGGCGTGCCCGCCTTGGCCGCCCGGATGCGGGCGCCCAGGAAGGCGGGCGCCTCCACCCACGGCGGCACCCGGAACGACGTACCCCGCACATCGGGCACGAGGACGCCTCCCGGCCCCTCCATCGCCGGCACGTATTCGCCCTCGGGCGAGAAGCAGTAGGCGAGGCTGAAACCGCCGTAACGCACGTACAGCGGGCCTTCGTCCCAGCGCAGGTCGCTCAGGACGTACGGGCCTTCGACGCCGCGCAGCAGCGCCGAGAGGTCCGTCAGCGTCCGCTCCAGCTCCTCCTCGCCGCCGGGGTAGACGGTGACGAGCTTGCCCCCGGCCGAGCGCGGCGCCTGCTTGCTGTTGACGTGCTTGAACACGGTGGCGCTCCGGAGGAACTTGAAGCAGATGCCGCGCCCGGTGCAGTAGTCCCAGACCGTGTCGATCACGTGCTCCGCCCGGGCGGCCGTGGCGGAGGCGTGGATCTTCCAGCCCTGCCCGGGCAGCCGGGCCTCCGGCCGGTGGATGTTCACCCAGCCGCCGCGCTCGGCACGCTGCCAGCCCGGAGGCGGAGGGCCGGCCGCGCGGGCGAAGCGGTCGGCGGCGTCCTCGATGCGGTCGAGCGTCTCGACGAAGTAGGGGTCCGCGACGAGATGACCCTGAGCGAGCATGGTGACCTTCCCTTGCGGACTCCGGCGGGTCCCGGACTTCTGCGGGACCTTGTGACGACCTGCCGGCCGCGGGCAGCCCACGGCCGGCAGTCCTTACGGGCAACGACGCGTCAGGCGACGCCGCGAGCGCTCTCGTAGCTGTTGGCGCAGGGCCACGCGGAAGGGGTCTCCTCCTCCAGCTCCTGCAGTTCCAGGACCTCCGACATGTGCTTCACCTCCTCTCGGGGCGGTGCATCGTGTGGATCCGGCACACCCGTGCACGGGCTGTCAGCCCATGCCGAGGGTGCTGTGGGAGCTGTTGGCGCAGGGCCACTGGGAGGGGGTCTCCTCCTCCAGCTCCTGCAGGTCCAAGATCTCCGACATCCGAATCACCTCCGCTCTTCGGCTCGTCGGGCCGGCGGCCGCGGGTCGAGGTACGGCAGGGCGGGGCCGCTGCCCTCGAACGCGGATCCCAGAGCGAGCAGTACGCCTGCCGAACCGGTGGCGAGGTCCGCCGAAAGCCGCAGCATCCGGAAGCCCGGGAACGCGAGGTGCCCGCGGTAGGAGTGCGCGTACCAGGCCAGGCGGCGGATCTGGGTGAGGACCGCGGGCTCGTCCCCGGCCCCGCCCCTCCCTCCGCTCCCGGCCCTCTCCCCGCTCCCGGGAAGAGGGCCGTCCAGCGCCGCGAGCGTGGCGATCGCGCCCGCCCGTCCCCGCAGCAGCCCGGAGTTGCGCACGTAGAGGGCCCGGCAGGTGTGCCGGACGGCGGCGAGCGTCGCGGCCCTCTCACCCCCGGGCCGGTGCCTGAGCAGGCCCTGCAGGGGGAACGCGAGCCCGCTGCTCCCGCCGTGCAGGTACGGCAGGTGATGGGTGCCGTCGAAGAGGGTGAGGGCGCCGTCGCCCTGGACGGTGCACCGGTCGGCGTCGAGGCCCACCGCGCGGTCGGCGAGATCGAGGTGACGCGTCTTCCCGGTCTCCTCGTACAGGTGCAGGAAGAGCAGGGCGATGCCCGCCGCGCCGTGCAGGAGGCCGCAGGGCGGGGGGACGCCGCGCCGGGCTGCGAGCGGACCGGCCGTGACGAGCGCGGCCGGCTCCTCGGCGGTACGCAAGGCGCTTTCGTGCAACGCCGCGTCCCCGGTGGCCCGCGCGAACCGCAGCAGGTTCAGGGCGATGCCCGCCTTGCCGCCCGCCAGGTCGGGGCGGACCGCCTGCGCGTCGAGCGGGCGGCAGCGGGCGAGGACTTCGAGGGCCTGCTCGCGGTGGCCGAGCAGGTCGAGGGTCAGGGCGACGCCGTGCAGCCCGTCGTACAGGCCCGGCCGGGGTGCGGGGTCGCGCTCGGCGGCGGTCACGAGCCACGCGACGTACTCGGCCGGCACCTGCGCGCCCACCCGGTGCAGGGCGTAGAGGACCCCGGCCGCGCCGTAGTCGAACGCGTAGCCGCCCAGGGAGTCCGGGCCGGTCGGCGTGCAGGGGAAGAGCCGGTCCTCGCGCTCCGGCGTGGCCATGGCGTGGATGCCGGCGACCAGGGAGTCCCGGACGGCCGGCCAGTCGGGGCGCTCCGCGGCGAGCATCCCGGCGTGGTCCTCCGAGGCCGCGTCGTCCCCGCGTAACGGACCGGTGCCGCGTACCGGTCCGGCGCTGTGGGGCGGCAGGCCGGGCCGCAGCCCGGTCAGCAGTCCGTCCCCGAAACGCGCGGGCAGCGGGTACAGCTCGTCCACGGCCGCGGTGAGGACGCGCAGCGTCGCCGGGCTGCGGTACGGGACGGGCAGCAGGAGCCACAGCCGCAGGGCGTCGAGGAGGAAGGCCGTCGCGTCCGCGCCCCGCAGGCCGGGCGGCGCCGTGAACCCTTCCTCGCCCAGCGCCGACGGCCTGTCGTCGGCGAGGTCCGTGGCGGTCTCGAAGTCGACGAGGACGACGCGCCCGTCGGCGCGGAGCAGGATGTTCTTCGGGTTGAGCTCGCCGAGGCGCAGGCCCCGGGTGTGGAGGGCGCGCAGGGCTCCGCCGATCCCGTCCACGGTCTTCAAGGCCCAGGCGGCGTACCCGGGTGCCTCTTTGGCGGCCCGTTCGTCCGAGGTCAGAGGGAATCCGGCGGCCGCGGCTTCGGCCAGCGTGCGGCCCTCGACGTGCTCCACTGCGAGGAAGTGGTGCCCGGCGTGGACGTGGTGGCCGAGGGCGCGGGGCACGCAGTCCAGGCC
This window contains:
- the lanKC gene encoding class III lanthionine synthetase LanKC; the encoded protein is MKLKDYDRFYRADPDFFESPERLDDSAEWLPAARRTPPKGWERTDAGWWVTLRPRAVEPPAQGWRIHVSVTLPRLARAAEIVRGFCLRHDMPFDVVRSVPAARALGDEHADRLTGADLMTLHPADEAALAAALTELTTLLETLPGPYVLGGLRHRSGPLYVRYGSSGARRCPQALGDGRAYGPGDEPALVPALQRPDGSLVPENRRPVFRCPDWVPLPGILGPDLAALHTAPDGPFPYRVRKALNITNGGGTYLATDSVTGATVVLREARPHAGLDLRGDDAVTRLTHERAVLARLAGLDCVPRALGHHVHAGHHFLAVEHVEGRTLAEAAAAGFPLTSDERAAKEAPGYAAWALKTVDGIGGALRALHTRGLRLGELNPKNILLRADGRVVLVDFETATDLADDRPSALGEEGFTAPPGLRGADATAFLLDALRLWLLLPVPYRSPATLRVLTAAVDELYPLPARFGDGLLTGLRPGLPPHSAGPVRGTGPLRGDDAASEDHAGMLAAERPDWPAVRDSLVAGIHAMATPEREDRLFPCTPTGPDSLGGYAFDYGAAGVLYALHRVGAQVPAEYVAWLVTAAERDPAPRPGLYDGLHGVALTLDLLGHREQALEVLARCRPLDAQAVRPDLAGGKAGIALNLLRFARATGDAALHESALRTAEEPAALVTAGPLAARRGVPPPCGLLHGAAGIALLFLHLYEETGKTRHLDLADRAVGLDADRCTVQGDGALTLFDGTHHLPYLHGGSSGLAFPLQGLLRHRPGGERAATLAAVRHTCRALYVRNSGLLRGRAGAIATLAALDGPLPGSGERAGSGGRGGAGDEPAVLTQIRRLAWYAHSYRGHLAFPGFRMLRLSADLATGSAGVLLALGSAFEGSGPALPYLDPRPPARRAEERR
- the lanKC gene encoding class III lanthionine synthetase LanKC, producing the protein MLAQGHLVADPYFVETLDRIEDAADRFARAAGPPPPGWQRAERGGWVNIHRPEARLPGQGWKIHASATAARAEHVIDTVWDYCTGRGICFKFLRSATVFKHVNSKQAPRSAGGKLVTVYPGGEEELERTLTDLSALLRGVEGPYVLSDLRWDEGPLYVRYGGFSLAYCFSPEGEYVPAMEGPGGVLVPDVRGTSFRVPPWVEAPAFLGARIRAAKAGTPGGFPYRVEKALHFSNGGGVYRAVEKGSGRRVVLREARPHAGLDDSGLDAVARLEREHAVLQRLAGLDCVPRVYARTRHWEHHFLVEELVEGETLQEAVGRRHPLFQHGSGEEEVASYTRWACDVLGRVEKAVAELHARGIVFGDLQPGNVIVRPDDSVCLVDFETACETASAQDDAGLRPVLGTPGFTAAWARSGRAVDTYALAALTLALFCPLTPLLRFARAKYAQLAGWVEGRFPVPPGFGDRLRRELAPPASVRIEDKPFADKPFADAAPDDSPWPEERTADGRAALDSLREGILLSATPERADRLFPGDVRQFDDQGASLAFGAAGVLHALYVTGRADHPAFGDHVDWLVRACERTRWPRPGLYDGLAGIAYVLDELGRPGEAREVLVRLGGIGLQGCGAGLFGGLAGIGLTRLHFGDADEAARLADRLARALAGREQVAGKPDAVGLTHGWSGPALLFTGLYARTGEQEWLRHAENALARDLGRCGAPRAGQVHVREGQRWLSTLDRGSAGIALALDAYLQHRPDDPHFALLRDRMRDGLGTELLLSPGLLDGQAGLLYGLAHLAGPDSALVPHLRSLGLHCVRFQGRRAFALDGLLRLSMDLATGAAGVLLAVHTALAGGPARMAPPPLPLLPPPSSPPAPCGRPPGSGP
- a CDS encoding MFS transporter, with product MKPRAAGRPGPPSDSLRRNRDFQLLCAGQGLSMLGSGASAIALPLLVLQATHSPLHVGLVEAVWTGALALACLPAGPVADRFDRRTVLLVCETGRAAASAALATAVLTGFSPLPVLLAAGVVLGFLTAPFNAAVLPAVRQVVPESRLATALAVNQVRGQFAFLLGPVVGGALFEAGASWPFWLDSVSYAVSAGCVGALRTRTGPPPPDAGREGLWRSFTVGIGFLWNERLLRRLTLVASAQNFVFDGVYLAIVVISARQGASGLSVGMLTATSAVGAMAGVVLAPRVGRLLSPSRVLSATGVLCALLVGAMACTASAPVLAVLLAGCTLAVAVSGSVLTVARLVRTPAHLQGRANSAIGLLFMAAPPLGSSLTGLFLDELPGHVLFLLFGALLAALAAASPRDAALGTADSLDRSNGVGHTRAHAMD
- the iscX gene encoding Fe-S cluster assembly protein IscX is translated as MRWTDIQQIAAQLAAKHPERKPLAVEFPEVRDLVVGLDGFGDDPARYNVRILESIQLAWSDRKS